In the Gossypium arboreum isolate Shixiya-1 chromosome 10, ASM2569848v2, whole genome shotgun sequence genome, one interval contains:
- the LOC108486932 gene encoding integrin-linked protein kinase 1-like produces the protein MALADQLNRGISRQFSTGSMKQSFSRQFTRQTSLDPRKNNQRFSFGRQSSLDPIRRSPLHDDMAVPENLDATMQLLFMACRGDAKGVEDLLNEGVDVNSIDLDGRTALHIAACEGHVEVVKLLLVRKANIDARDRWGSTAAADAKYYGNMDVYNILKARGAKVPKIRKTPMAVTNPREIPEYELNPLELQVRKSDGITKGSYQVAKWNGTKVAVKILDTDSFSDPETINAFNHELTLLEKVRHPNVVQFVGAVTQNFPMMIVSEYHPKGDLGSYLQKKGRLSPSKALRFALDIARGMNYLHECKPEPIIHCNLRTKNVLMDNGDQLKVSGFGLLRLTQISPDKAKLAHPDYYVDPSNVYAAPELYKNLVFDRSVDSYSFGVILYEMIEGVVPFHPKPPEEILKLMCLEEKRPPLKTKSKSYPPELKELIEECWHREAVVRPTFSEIIVRLNKIVANCSKQGWWKDAFKLPWK, from the exons ATGGCATTAGCAGATCAGTTAAACCGGGGAATCTCCCGCCAGTTCTCTACCGGGTCAATGAAACAGAGTTTCAGCCGCCAGTTCACGCGGCAGACATCGCTGGACCCTCGGAAAAACAATCAAAGATTCAGCTTTGGTCGGCAGTCGTCGCTGGACCCAATTAGGCGGAGTCCCCTCCACGATGATATGGCGGTGCCGGAAAACCTTGACGCGACCATGCAGCTGCTCTTCATGGCGTGTAGAGGGGATGCCAAAGGAGTGGAAGATTTGTTGAATGAAGGCGTTGATGTTAATAGTATTGATTTGGATGGCCGTACTGCTTTGCATATCGCTGCTTGTGAAGGTCATGTTGAGGTTGTTAAGCTTCTTCTTGTTAGGAAGGCTAATATTGATGCCCGTGACCGTTGGGGTAGTACG GCAGCTGCGGATGCGAAGTACTATGGAAATATGGATGTCTACAATATTTTGAAGGCCCGTGGAGCCAAAGTACCT AAAATCAGGAAGACGCCAATGGCAGTCACAAATCCTCGAGAGATTCCAGAGTACGAGCTTAACCCATTGGAGCTTCAAGTTCGGAAGTCTGATGGTATAACAAAG GGATCATATCAAGTTGCAAAATGGAATGGCACGAAGGTAGCTGTAAAGATACTAGATACAGACAGCTTTTCAGACCCTGAAACCAT AAATGCTTTCAACCATGAGTTAACTTTACTAGAAAAAGTTCGACATCCTAATGTGGTTCAATTTGTTGGAGCTGTTACACAAAATTTTCCCATGATGATTGTTTCAGAGTATCATCCAAAA GGTGACTTGGGAAGCTATCTTCAAAAGAAAGGGCGTCTATCACCATCCAAAGCTTTAAGATTTGCTCTTGATATTGCCag GGGAATGAATTACCTTCATGAATGTAAACCAGAGCCAATTATTCACTGCAATTTAAGGACAAA AAATGTTTTGATGGATAATGGAGATCAATTGAAGGTATCTGGATTCGGTTTGTTAAGATTGACACAAATATCACCTGACAAGGCAAAATTAGCACATCCAGACTATTATGTTGATCcatcaa ATGTATATGCAGCACCAGAGCTTTAtaaaaatttggtatttgatcGGAGTGTTGATTCGTATTCTTTTGGTGTCATTCTATATGAG ATGATTGAAGGAGTAGTGCCTTTTCATCCCAAGCCTCCTGAAGAGATTTTGAAATTGATGTGTTTAGAAGAGAAGAGACCACCTCTTAAGACAAAATCAAAAAGTTATCCTCCAGAATTAAAAGA GTTAATTGAAGAATGTTGGCATAGAGAAGCTGTTGTTAGGCCAACTTTTTCAGAGATCATTGTACGATTAAACAAAATAGTTGCCAACTGCTCAAAACAAGGGTGGTGGAAAGATGCTTTCAAGCTGCCTTG GAAATAA